Proteins found in one Neurospora crassa OR74A linkage group II, whole genome shotgun sequence genomic segment:
- the gel-5 gene encoding 1,3-beta-glucanosyltransferase gel3: MKASFLSAVVGAGLTHALPTIEAVGNKFFTSNGDQFFLKGVAYQLTPADPLVDTEQCKRDAALMEKLGANSIRVYHVDPSANHDGCMDVFEKAGIYPLIDLDTFDTYILPNDPWWNQTQHDRYAEVMDAFIKYDNVLGFFIGNEIIIQADQSLAAPYIKAATRDMKAYRDKKKYRKVPIGYSAADIAELRPMLQDYLTCGGNSSENVDFFALNSYEWCDPTKYAESGYANLQSMAKDFPVPIFFSETGCNVPGPRLFGDQNAIFGPEMVNDWSGALIYEWIEEENHYGLISYGPKLEPTATGANIEGGFTRAGTPTPVLPDFTNLQNQWATITPTGIKRSDYDPKHVSTRACPTSGVQGWLVNGNVALPTIGETLTTNAPRPAATQEAEVSQPAGSASPTSTKNPAPMNKELTGMSAGLVGVMLFFTFWL; this comes from the exons ATGAAGGCATCATTCCTATCCGCCGTGGTCGGCGCCGGCCTCACGCATGCCCTCCCCACCATTGAAGCTGTGGGAAATAAGTTCTTCACCAGCAACGGCGACCAGTTCTTTCTCAAGG GAGTTGCCTACCAACTGACGCCAGCTGACCCCTTGGTCGACACTGAGCAGTGCAAGCGCGATGCTGCCCTTATGGAGAAGCTCGGCGCAAACTCGATCCGTGTCTACCATGTTGATCCCTCGGCAAACCACGACGGCTGCATGGACGTGTTCGAAAAGGCCGGCATCTACCCATTGATCGATCTGGACACCTTTGACACCTACATCTTGCCC AACGATCCTTGGTGGAACCAGACCCAGCATGATAGGTACGCCGAGGTCATGGATGCCTTTATCAAGTACGACAACGTTCTGGGCTTCTTCATCGGCAACGAGATCATCATCCAGGCCGACCAATCTCTGGCGGCTCCCTACATCAAGGCTGCTACTCGTGACATGAAGGCCTACcgcgacaagaagaagtatCGCAAGGTCCCCATCGGTTACTCGGCCGCCGACATAGCCGAACTTCGTCCAATGTTGCAGGACTATCTAACCTGCGGCGGAAACTCCTCCGAGAACGTCGACTTCTTCGCCCTTAACTCGTACGAATGGTGCGACCCCACCAAGTATGCCGAGTCCGGCTATGCCAACTTGCAGAGCATGGCCAAGGACTTCCCCgttcccatcttcttctcggaGACCGGCTGCAACGTGCCAGGCCCCCGCCTATTTGGCGACCAGAATGCCATCTTCGGTCCCGAGATGGTCAACGACTGGAGCGGTGCACTCATCTACGAGTGgatcgaggaggagaaccACTACGGCTTGATCTCGTACGGTCCTAAGCTGGAGCCGACCGCCACCGGCGCCAACATCGAGGGCGGTTTCACCCGAGCTGGCACCCCTACCCCCGTCCTTCCCGATTTCACCAACCTCCAGAACCAGTGGGCCACCATCACCCCTACCGGTATCAAGAGGTCCGACTACGATCCCAAGCACGTCTCTACCAGAGCCTGCCCCACTTCCGGCGTGCAGGGCTGGCTGGTAAACGGCAACGTTGCTCTGCCCACTATCGGCGAGACTTTGACCACCAATGCGCCCAGGCCTGCCGCCACCCAGGAAGCTGAGGTTTCTCAGCCTGCTGGAAGCGCCTCGCCGACCTCGACCAAGAACCCTGCTCCCATGAACAAGGAGTTGACGGGTATGAGCGCTGGTTTGGTTGGAGTCATGCTCTTTTTCACCTTCTGGCTATGA